The Clostridium aceticum genomic interval TTTAACAGCTTCTGCCTGCCCAATTACTCGATCATGTAATATACTTTCCATGTTAAGCAGTTTTTCTGATTCTTCCTGCTGAAGTTTTTTTACTGGTACTCCTGTCCAATCAGAAACAACTCCGGCAATTTCTTCCGTATCTACTACTGCTTTGTTTGCATGGGCTTTATTTGTCCAATCCATTTGTCTTTTTTCAAGTTCTTCCTTAGCGGATTTTTCTTTATCCCTCAACTGTGCCGCCCTCTCAAAATCTTGCAAGCTGATGGCTTCTTCCTTCTCTTTGCTTAGTTTTTCCAAGGTTTCCTCTAAATCTTTTAAATCAGGCGGTGCTGTTACAACCATCAATCGAACTTTAGAGGCTGCCTCGTCAATTAAATCAATAGCTTTATCTGGTAAATATCGATCAGTAATATATCGATGAGATAATTCTACTGCTGCTTTTAAAGCGTCATCTGTTATCTTTACTCTATGATGTGCTTCATATTTATCTCTTAAGCCCTGTAATATTTTAACAGTGTCTTCTGTAGAAGGTTCTTCAATCATAATAGGCTGGAATCTTCTTTCTAGTGCAGCATCTTTTTCAATGTGCTTTCTATATTCATCAATTGTTGTAGCTCCAATAGTTTGCAGTTCCCCACGGGCTAAAGCTGGTTTTAGTATATTAGAAGCATCAATAGCTCCTTCTGCTGCCCCTGCTCCAACCATAGTATGAATTTCATCAATAAATAAAATGATATCTCCTGCCTGCCTTATTTCTTCCATAACTTTTTTAAGACGTTCTTCAAATTCTCCCCTATACTTAGCTCCTGCTAACATAGATGAGATATCTAGAGTAATGATTCTTTTATCCTTTAAAACTTCTGGAATGTTGCCTTCAACGATTTGCTGTGCTAGCCCTTCTGCTACAGCAGTTTTTCCAACACCAGGTTCCCCTACTAAACAAGGATTGTTTTTTGTCCTTCTACTTAGTATTTGTATAACCCTTTGTGTTTCTTTGTTTCTACCAATAACAGGATCAATTTTTCCTTCTCTTACCATCTCATTCAAATCCCGACCATACTTGTTGAGGGTTGGTGTGTTATTGGAACTTTTTTGTACATTGCCTGTATTGTAGTTAGTATTCTGAGGGCCCTTACTATTTAGTAATTTCAGCACCTCATCCTTGGCCTTTTCTAGACTTATCCCCATTTGCATAAGAATTTTAGCAGCGATTCCCTCACCTTCTGCGATCAATCCTAGCAATAAGTGTTCTGTACCAATATAATTATGACCCAAACCTCTTGCCGCCTCAAAACTAAGTTCAAATACCCTCTTAGTTCTTGGCGTAAAGCCTACTAGTTGAGGTTGTTCTAATCCCTTTCCAACAACTTGAATGACTTTCTCTTGCAACTGTGCAACTTCTATTCCTAAGTTTTTTAAAGCCTTAGCACCGATGCCTTCTCCTTCTTGTAATAGCCCCAGTAGTAAGTGCTCTGTTCCTACATAGTTATGTCCTAACTGCTGAGCATATTGTTGAGATAAAATAATACATTGTTGTGCTCTTTCTGTAAATCTACCATCTACTGCCATAATATAACCTCCTATCCTATAATACTTTTCTCACTAATTCAGCTCTTTGTATATCTCTTTCATCTGTAGCCAACATTCTATTAAAATATTTTTGTAAATAACCTGGTTGAATCATCATAATGAGACGATTCAATTTTTCTAATTGTACTTCTTGGATTAATCCTAAACTAACACCCAGCTTTACATCTGAAATCAATTGCATAGCTTCATGAGCACTTACTTTTCTAGCATTTTTAAGAATACCGAAGGAACGAAATACTTTATCTTCTAGTTCAATTCTTTTTGTTGCCAATAGACTATGTCTTGCTGCTCTTTCTTTTTCAATAATTTGTAATGTAACATCATGAAGATTGCCTACAATCTCTTTTTCTGTTACACCAAGAGTTACTTGATTAGAGATCTGATATAAACTTCCTAAAAACTCTGTTCCTTCTCCATAAATTCCCCTCACATCTAAACCAATTTGACTTGCCGCTCGCAAAACTCCTTGAATATATCTGGTTAGACCTAATGCTGGTAAGTGCATCATAACAGAAGCCCTAACTCCTGTACCTAAGTTTGTGGGACAAGCAGTCAGGTAACCTAACCCCTCATCAAAAGCATAATCTATTTTTTCCTCCAGCAAATCATCTATTTTATCTGCCGTATCCCAAGCTTTTTCTAATTGCAACCCCGGAAGTAAACATTGGATTCTTATATGATCTTCCTCATGGATCATAATACTGATAGTTTCCTCACTATTTAAAAGCATATTCCCTATAGCTGCATTTTTAACTAAGTCAGGACTAATAAGGTGCTTTTCTACATAATTCATACGATCCAACTCACTGATACTCTTCATAGAAATTAATTGAAAGTCGTCCTTTAATCTACTATTTCCTTCTACTATACCATGGTGCACTTTATCTACGACTTCCTGCGCTCTATGATCATTAAGACTATGAGGAAAGGGAATACCTTCAACATTTCTTGCTATTCTAACTCTGCTGCTAATAACAATATCTGCCTCTGGCCCTACTTTTTCTAACGCTTCGGTCATCCGTCTCCCTCCTACCTTCCTTCTATTTTCTCTTCCAATTCCTTAATCGTATCTCTTAGTTGTGCTGCTCTTTCAAAAGCCTGTTGCTCAACAGCTTCTTTTAATTGTAATTTTAATTCGTTGACCTCCCGTTTTAGACGAATCCTGCCCCCAGCCCTTTTAGGAACCTTGCCTGTGTGTTGAAGATTGCCATGAACCTTTCGTATTAAAGGGGCTAGTTTCACTTTAAATTCCGTATAGCATTGATGACAGCTTAACCTTCCTATCTGTTTGAAACTATCATAGGTATTACCACATTGACTGCACTTTATCAAGTTGTCATACTGCATCTTAACTTGAGGATCTTTGGTAACATCTAAGAGTCCTGCTAGAAAGTTGTGTATGGAAAAAGCATTATCAAAGTTCAAGGTATCTTTTACTTTGGCACATTGCTCGCACAAATGAACTTCTTCTTTTTTTCCTTGGATTATTTTTGTCATATGCACTGTCGCCTGCCTGTTATTACATTCTTGGCACATCATGTTCTTTTTCCTCCTATCCTAGCAATGTTGCCACCATATTTTTTAAAATGTTTGCTCGAATTTCATCCTTAATATTCAACGGTGATATAATAGCAGCATCATCAACTGCTGCCCTCATAAGCTTTGACTCCCGTAAAGAAATAATACCCCTCTCCCTAAGAGATTCTATTCGTCGATTTGCATCACTCTTTGTTATGCTGTTGCCAATTTCCTTTATAAGAAAGTAATAGAGATTTTCGTTTTCACTAAATATCAATTGTCTAATTTTAATATATCCTCCACCACCTCTTTGACTCTCTATATAATATCCTCGAGAATAGTCAAACCGAGTCATTAGTACGTAGTTTATTTGTGAAGGAGCACATTCAAAGTACTTAGCTAGTTCATTCCTCTGTATTTCTACCGTTTGATTCTTACTTTCTTTAATTAACTCTTTTAAAAAAGCTTCAATAGCATCACTTATTCTTGC includes:
- a CDS encoding UvrB/UvrC motif-containing protein, translated to MMCQECNNRQATVHMTKIIQGKKEEVHLCEQCAKVKDTLNFDNAFSIHNFLAGLLDVTKDPQVKMQYDNLIKCSQCGNTYDSFKQIGRLSCHQCYTEFKVKLAPLIRKVHGNLQHTGKVPKRAGGRIRLKREVNELKLQLKEAVEQQAFERAAQLRDTIKELEEKIEGR
- a CDS encoding ATP-dependent Clp protease ATP-binding subunit yields the protein MAVDGRFTERAQQCIILSQQYAQQLGHNYVGTEHLLLGLLQEGEGIGAKALKNLGIEVAQLQEKVIQVVGKGLEQPQLVGFTPRTKRVFELSFEAARGLGHNYIGTEHLLLGLIAEGEGIAAKILMQMGISLEKAKDEVLKLLNSKGPQNTNYNTGNVQKSSNNTPTLNKYGRDLNEMVREGKIDPVIGRNKETQRVIQILSRRTKNNPCLVGEPGVGKTAVAEGLAQQIVEGNIPEVLKDKRIITLDISSMLAGAKYRGEFEERLKKVMEEIRQAGDIILFIDEIHTMVGAGAAEGAIDASNILKPALARGELQTIGATTIDEYRKHIEKDAALERRFQPIMIEEPSTEDTVKILQGLRDKYEAHHRVKITDDALKAAVELSHRYITDRYLPDKAIDLIDEAASKVRLMVVTAPPDLKDLEETLEKLSKEKEEAISLQDFERAAQLRDKEKSAKEELEKRQMDWTNKAHANKAVVDTEEIAGVVSDWTGVPVKKLQQEESEKLLNMESILHDRVIGQAEAVKSVSQAIRRARVGLKDPKRPIGSFIFLGPTGVGKTELSRALAEAMFGEEDAMIRIDMSEYMEKHTVSRLIGSPPGYVGFDEGGQLTEKVRRKPYSVILFDEIEKAHPDVFNVLLQILDDGRLTDAKGKTVDFKNSIIIMTSNVGAHTIKKQKSLGFAVNEENVAKNEYEKMKENVMGELRRSFRPEFLNRIDDIIVFHSLDREYIAQIVDLMVGDLKKRLDKLEIEVEITDQAKKHIADEGYDPQFGARPLKRAIQKLVEDKLSEALLKGDVTAGSHVEIDFQNDDIIVRKK
- a CDS encoding CtsR family transcriptional regulator; amino-acid sequence: MARISDAIEAFLKELIKESKNQTVEIQRNELAKYFECAPSQINYVLMTRFDYSRGYYIESQRGGGGYIKIRQLIFSENENLYYFLIKEIGNSITKSDANRRIESLRERGIISLRESKLMRAAVDDAAIISPLNIKDEIRANILKNMVATLLG
- a CDS encoding protein arginine kinase, whose protein sequence is MTEALEKVGPEADIVISSRVRIARNVEGIPFPHSLNDHRAQEVVDKVHHGIVEGNSRLKDDFQLISMKSISELDRMNYVEKHLISPDLVKNAAIGNMLLNSEETISIMIHEEDHIRIQCLLPGLQLEKAWDTADKIDDLLEEKIDYAFDEGLGYLTACPTNLGTGVRASVMMHLPALGLTRYIQGVLRAASQIGLDVRGIYGEGTEFLGSLYQISNQVTLGVTEKEIVGNLHDVTLQIIEKERAARHSLLATKRIELEDKVFRSFGILKNARKVSAHEAMQLISDVKLGVSLGLIQEVQLEKLNRLIMMIQPGYLQKYFNRMLATDERDIQRAELVRKVL